A genomic window from Cryobacterium sp. SO2 includes:
- a CDS encoding MinD/ParA family protein, protein MSDERTDDAVPHDEGDGQLAPAPMRAGAGAGPDRSGEHDGVVYDAVEYHSELPPHTYDNLASALPESFGAPQVDAGLTRPASARAARPAGAGSAAAVPSAAHPGTHTIEILTPQRIREATPVQAGTVPAGTVQAGGTAAAALSLSTGPTSAATASRRDRSRTEASAPESASMLTPDRLLEVNRRTRRAPNGGWNRFIYNASFHLINLGDSAAVRAHQAMDERIRKEFEGGARFVPILTRKGGVGKTTVTALLGMALADAREDRIIAVDANPDRGTLSERVSKQTRSTVRDVVTKAASIGGFTDFSALVSRDETRLDILASDTDPLLSEAFDENDYNVVADLAARFYSIVLTDCGTGIVHSVMRATLQRADSIVIVSGGSVDEARLASETLTWLEANGYGDLVRNAIVALNTATQGTNLVKLEEIESHFQSRVREIVRIPYDPQLAAGSVVSYKDLKPITRLAARTLAALVVEGLPAERRA, encoded by the coding sequence GTGTCAGATGAACGTACAGACGACGCCGTTCCGCACGACGAAGGTGACGGCCAGCTGGCCCCGGCCCCGATGAGGGCCGGGGCCGGCGCGGGCCCCGACCGGAGCGGCGAACACGACGGCGTCGTCTACGACGCGGTCGAGTACCACAGCGAACTGCCGCCGCACACCTATGACAACCTCGCGTCCGCCCTGCCGGAGAGCTTCGGCGCGCCGCAGGTCGATGCCGGCCTCACCCGCCCGGCCTCGGCACGCGCGGCCCGCCCGGCCGGCGCCGGCTCGGCTGCCGCTGTGCCCAGCGCCGCCCACCCGGGCACCCACACCATCGAGATCCTCACCCCGCAACGCATCCGTGAGGCCACCCCTGTGCAGGCCGGTACGGTGCCGGCCGGTACGGTGCAGGCCGGCGGCACGGCCGCCGCTGCCCTGTCGCTGAGCACCGGTCCCACCAGCGCGGCCACCGCCAGCCGGCGCGACCGCAGCCGCACCGAGGCCTCGGCCCCGGAGTCGGCGTCGATGCTCACCCCCGACCGGTTACTCGAGGTGAACCGGCGCACCCGCCGCGCCCCCAACGGCGGTTGGAACCGGTTCATCTACAACGCCTCGTTCCACCTGATCAACCTCGGCGACTCCGCGGCGGTGCGGGCGCACCAGGCCATGGACGAACGCATCCGCAAGGAGTTCGAGGGCGGTGCCCGCTTCGTGCCGATCCTCACCCGCAAGGGCGGCGTCGGCAAGACCACCGTCACGGCTCTGCTGGGCATGGCGCTGGCCGACGCCAGGGAAGACCGCATCATCGCCGTCGACGCCAACCCGGACCGGGGCACTCTCTCCGAGCGGGTGAGCAAACAGACCAGGTCAACGGTGCGCGACGTCGTCACCAAGGCCGCGTCCATCGGCGGATTCACCGACTTCTCCGCCCTCGTCTCCCGCGACGAGACCCGGCTCGACATCCTCGCCAGCGACACCGACCCGCTCCTGTCTGAGGCCTTCGACGAGAACGACTACAACGTCGTCGCCGACCTCGCGGCCCGGTTCTACTCGATCGTGCTCACCGACTGCGGAACCGGCATCGTGCACTCCGTGATGCGCGCGACCCTGCAGCGGGCGGACTCCATCGTGATCGTCTCCGGCGGCAGCGTCGACGAGGCCCGGCTGGCCTCTGAGACGCTCACCTGGCTGGAGGCCAACGGCTACGGCGACCTCGTGCGGAACGCCATCGTCGCGTTGAACACCGCCACCCAGGGCACCAACCTGGTCAAGCTCGAAGAGATCGAGTCGCACTTCCAGTCGCGGGTGCGCGAGATCGTGCGCATCCCGTACGACCCGCAGCTGGCCGCGGGCAGCGTGGTGTCGTACAAGGACCTCAAGCCCATCACCCGTCTGGCCGCCCGCACCCTCGCCGCCCTCGTCGTCGAGGGACTGCCGGCCGAGCGCCGCGCCTGA
- a CDS encoding peptide deformylase, which translates to MPERQIRLLGDPVLKTRSEPIGTIDARVRSLVEDLLDSVKLPGRAGVAAAQIGVNLRAFSYNIDGDIGYILNPVLVELAGEPELVDEGCLSVPGLWYPTKRYPFARVTGIDLDGNPVALGGEGLLAQALQHETDHLDGLLYLDRLDKESRRAAMKEVRESDWF; encoded by the coding sequence GTGCCCGAACGCCAGATCCGCCTGCTGGGCGACCCCGTCCTCAAGACCCGCTCTGAGCCGATCGGAACCATCGACGCGCGGGTGCGCAGCCTCGTCGAAGACCTCCTCGACAGCGTGAAGCTGCCCGGCCGGGCCGGCGTCGCGGCCGCCCAGATCGGCGTGAACCTGCGCGCCTTCAGCTACAACATCGACGGGGACATCGGCTACATCCTCAACCCCGTCCTGGTGGAGCTGGCGGGGGAGCCGGAACTGGTCGACGAGGGCTGCCTGTCGGTGCCTGGGCTCTGGTACCCCACCAAGCGGTACCCGTTCGCCAGGGTAACCGGCATCGACCTCGACGGCAATCCGGTGGCTCTCGGCGGTGAGGGGCTCCTGGCGCAGGCGCTGCAGCACGAGACCGACCACCTGGACGGACTTCTCTACCTGGACAGGCTCGACAAGGAGAGCCGCAGGGCGGCGATGAAGGAAGTCCGCGAGTCCGACTGGTTCTAG